One stretch of Bacteroidota bacterium DNA includes these proteins:
- a CDS encoding TonB-dependent receptor: MKLLKYVLLLLGISISFTAAQGDNIISSDDSTKAYEVDEMIITGTRTLKKIIDIPYSVQRINNYEYRYERKNSASDVLSGIPGLFFQNRYGNHDVRISIRGFGSRSNSGIRGVRILLDDIPESEPDGQTRIEAIDFQSIGRIEIVKGNASSLYTNAPGGVINFINDIDFNESHIVQFNEAASFGSRNNGFKLALKGDGYKFLTTYSYHTAEGYRKHSNDYWNIVNSVYETAPNDESKMTMLLYYVDGLIKLPGSLTQAQYEKDPFMSNPRDVGRDAKRVSKKGRIGIRYNTLFGGNKNNELEITGYGTTKYFERTAATYRFFNRNGFGGTGRWVHKTSLFDFPVEVSLGMDLFHQYGPIEEYPNIGGKKGEPVDNLTDEIIDNVGAYFLTTISLLPDKLDLLITGRQDKVLFDQSDRNLEVRNAKRVFEKFTPKVSANYKITPVIGIFSSFGYSFDSPAGNEMENYPLSTNFPRLINPDLQPQYSQNVEIGMKGMIMNDGYFSQTRFELVLFNSIIQDEIVPFSIGSDVFYRNAAETKRTGIEFGIATDIISGLQFKLAYTFSDFLYNRYVARTYNASGDTITDKIFSGKIVPSVPEHNFSSSLSYQQQIIEKMTGFVKTNFNFVSGMYVNDENSSRSGDYQIVNATVGTDIVSGNVNFLVSCGINNIFNKTHIAFININSDRKEFFESGEPRNYYASFNIGYTL, translated from the coding sequence ATGAAGCTTCTGAAATATGTGTTGCTTCTCCTTGGTATCAGTATTTCATTTACTGCAGCCCAGGGTGATAATATTATTTCTTCGGACGATAGTACGAAAGCGTACGAAGTGGATGAGATGATTATCACAGGAACACGAACCTTAAAAAAAATTATTGATATTCCGTATTCAGTACAGCGAATCAACAATTATGAATATCGGTACGAACGGAAAAATTCTGCAAGCGATGTTCTTTCCGGCATTCCCGGTTTATTCTTTCAAAACCGATATGGCAACCATGATGTTCGCATATCAATCCGCGGTTTCGGTTCCCGTTCCAATTCAGGAATACGCGGGGTTCGAATTTTACTGGACGATATTCCAGAGTCGGAACCGGATGGTCAAACACGCATCGAGGCAATTGATTTCCAATCCATCGGACGAATTGAAATTGTCAAAGGGAATGCCTCTTCATTGTATACGAATGCGCCCGGCGGTGTTATCAACTTCATTAACGACATTGACTTTAATGAGAGTCATATCGTTCAATTTAATGAAGCGGCATCGTTTGGTTCTCGCAACAATGGATTTAAACTTGCATTAAAAGGAGATGGATATAAATTCCTTACAACCTATTCATATCATACTGCGGAAGGATATCGCAAGCATAGTAATGATTATTGGAATATCGTCAATTCCGTTTATGAAACAGCACCGAACGATGAATCAAAAATGACAATGTTATTATACTATGTTGACGGATTGATTAAACTTCCCGGTTCGTTAACACAGGCTCAATATGAAAAAGATCCCTTTATGTCCAATCCCCGAGATGTCGGAAGAGATGCAAAACGTGTTTCTAAAAAAGGGAGAATCGGTATTCGATACAATACATTGTTCGGCGGAAATAAAAACAACGAATTAGAAATTACCGGCTACGGAACGACAAAGTATTTTGAACGAACCGCGGCAACATACCGTTTTTTTAATCGGAACGGATTCGGCGGAACCGGCCGATGGGTCCACAAAACATCGTTATTCGATTTTCCTGTGGAAGTTTCCTTAGGAATGGATTTGTTCCATCAATACGGTCCAATCGAAGAATATCCTAACATTGGTGGGAAAAAAGGAGAACCGGTGGACAATCTCACGGATGAAATCATCGATAATGTGGGAGCATACTTTTTAACGACAATATCGCTTCTTCCTGATAAGCTGGATCTGCTTATCACCGGACGTCAGGACAAAGTCCTCTTTGATCAGTCGGATAGGAATCTTGAAGTGAGGAATGCAAAACGCGTTTTTGAAAAATTTACTCCAAAAGTCTCGGCTAATTATAAGATAACCCCGGTGATTGGAATATTCTCATCGTTCGGTTATTCGTTCGATTCTCCGGCAGGAAATGAAATGGAAAATTATCCGCTGAGCACCAATTTCCCACGGTTGATCAATCCTGATCTTCAGCCCCAGTATTCGCAAAATGTTGAAATTGGAATGAAGGGAATGATTATGAACGACGGATATTTTTCGCAAACGCGTTTTGAACTTGTGTTGTTTAACAGCATTATCCAGGATGAAATCGTTCCGTTTTCAATTGGCAGTGATGTGTTTTATCGGAATGCTGCGGAAACAAAGAGAACGGGTATCGAATTTGGAATTGCGACGGATATTATTTCAGGACTGCAATTCAAACTGGCGTATACATTTTCAGATTTTTTATATAACAGATACGTTGCAAGAACATACAACGCAAGTGGTGACACAATCACTGACAAAATATTCTCTGGTAAAATCGTGCCGAGCGTACCAGAACATAATTTTTCATCAAGTCTTTCTTATCAACAGCAAATTATAGAGAAGATGACAGGATTTGTGAAAACAAATTTCAATTTTGTCAGCGGTATGTATGTGAATGATGAAAATTCGTCGCGATCAGGTGATTATCAAATTGTAAACGCGACCGTCGGAACAGACATCGTTTCGGGAAATGTGAATTTTCTTGTTTCCTGCGGTATAAATAATATCTTTAATAAAACTCACATCGCATTCATCAATATCAACTCGGATAGAAAAGAGTTTTTTGAATCAGGTGAACCGAGAAATTATTACGCTTCATTTAACATTGGATATACGTTGTAA
- a CDS encoding T9SS type A sorting domain-containing protein has protein sequence MSFHNSLIETSEKSHLNVIPRNGATSLPAIGWMFLLIILFSVPTNSAFAQLSATSLFGISSNFRIYPSNVTQTEVFVTRHPSNNALLFSSANTINLSSGFISEGIYISNNGGATWNGSDTCKGAPLLFHRGDPGITIDKDGKFILTRLGFQDGLFSHVSTDNGLTWSSQRTIAGERQDRASITTDINSISSYYGRTYTAYVELLPPFPLKVSFTVDGGLTWSVPTSINNPVQRSQGAELAIGIDSNLFAVWAGVQSVSPYTEDFIGFARSVNGGVTWSVVEQSIDMNGIQGTLPQKSSIRVNGLPKIDVDHTNGTHRGWIYIVTTQKNFSSAGNDPDVILYRSSNNGQSWSQGIRANQDPLNNGKIQYFPAVHVDNGGGINVLYYDDRNTTSDSVGIFLSRSTDGGDSWNDFQIGDHHFRPQAIGGLGQGYQGDNISMTSVGGTLIPMWMDNSSGIYQIWSSQVPIATLVTVKKETSIPAKYQLTQNFPNPFNPSTTIQYSLQKRQFITVKVFDLLGREVSTLVETMQSAGEHFIVFDAPSTLSSGIYFYQLKTSESRFVKKMILQK, from the coding sequence ATGTCTTTCCATAATTCACTTATTGAGACATCTGAAAAATCTCATCTCAATGTCATTCCAAGGAACGGAGCGACGAGCCTACCCGCTATTGGTTGGATGTTTCTTTTAATAATATTGTTCTCCGTTCCAACCAATTCTGCATTTGCTCAGTTGTCGGCAACTTCTCTTTTTGGAATTTCAAGTAATTTCAGAATATACCCTAGCAATGTTACACAAACAGAAGTTTTTGTTACGAGACATCCATCAAATAACGCTCTTTTATTCAGTAGTGCAAACACGATCAATCTCTCGTCAGGATTTATTAGCGAAGGTATTTACATCTCAAACAATGGAGGAGCGACCTGGAATGGAAGTGATACCTGTAAAGGTGCTCCATTATTATTTCATCGAGGTGATCCCGGAATTACTATCGATAAGGATGGAAAATTTATTCTTACACGTCTCGGATTCCAAGATGGATTATTTTCACATGTTTCCACTGATAATGGCCTTACCTGGTCTTCGCAACGAACAATTGCCGGTGAAAGGCAGGATCGTGCTTCAATTACCACCGATATAAATTCTATCAGCAGTTATTATGGAAGAACATACACTGCTTATGTCGAATTGCTCCCTCCATTTCCTCTAAAGGTGTCATTCACAGTTGATGGGGGATTAACATGGAGTGTTCCTACATCAATCAATAATCCTGTTCAACGAAGTCAGGGTGCAGAATTAGCAATCGGAATTGATAGCAATCTATTCGCGGTATGGGCTGGCGTTCAATCTGTCTCACCATATACAGAAGATTTTATTGGGTTTGCGCGATCGGTGAATGGCGGAGTGACATGGAGTGTGGTTGAACAATCGATTGATATGAATGGAATTCAAGGAACTCTACCACAAAAATCATCCATTCGCGTCAACGGACTTCCAAAAATTGATGTTGATCACACAAACGGTACTCATCGCGGATGGATCTATATTGTAACAACACAAAAGAATTTTTCTTCGGCAGGAAATGATCCGGATGTTATTTTATATCGTTCATCAAATAATGGACAAAGTTGGTCCCAAGGAATTCGAGCGAATCAGGATCCATTGAATAACGGAAAAATTCAATATTTTCCTGCGGTTCATGTTGATAACGGCGGTGGAATAAATGTGTTGTATTACGACGATCGAAACACCACAAGTGATTCGGTCGGAATTTTTCTCTCCCGTTCAACAGATGGTGGAGATTCGTGGAATGATTTTCAAATAGGGGATCACCATTTTAGACCGCAAGCCATCGGCGGACTAGGACAAGGATATCAAGGTGATAATATTTCAATGACAAGTGTTGGTGGAACGTTGATTCCAATGTGGATGGATAATTCGAGCGGAATATATCAAATCTGGTCTTCGCAAGTTCCCATTGCAACACTCGTTACTGTAAAAAAGGAAACGTCCATTCCTGCCAAGTATCAATTAACACAAAATTTCCCAAACCCTTTTAATCCATCAACGACAATTCAATACTCATTACAGAAGCGACAATTCATCACGGTAAAGGTATTTGATCTTTTAGGAAGGGAAGTATCGACACTTGTTGAAACTATGCAATCAGCAGGAGAACATTTTATAGTGTTTGATGCTCCATCAACACTCTCCAGCGGGATTTATTTCTATCAATTGAAAACATCAGAGAGCAGATTCGTTAAAAAAATGATTTTGCAAAAATAA
- a CDS encoding YCF48-related protein has translation MVKKQYNSVKENASLIRLIATIIMFCSFTRTYAQQVQYWTALPKPTQYTLNSVYFTDSLHGWITGQNGVLMYTSNGGSSWQQKISGTTSEIPSIFIRTTNDIWSLEFKYPIDDTSWYGTNILHSTNGGSTWSVQRYDSTIFRTIVFQDSLTGFMGGSYGTIVKTTNGGQSWYKVSDSSLHKYPVYKIKFFDKNYGFAIGGQLEIAGIVWKTTDGGETWRSKIIGGDPVFSIHYFDSLHVFVGMADIDQSGAIFLRTIDGGISWTAENTPLWGEPTNIAFRTATEFWVPMGIGGLCLRSIDEGFTWEQIPVQGQIPVYDVCFPNERTGYMVGHKGALYKFNAAVLSVNEQKKSRQEYSLSHNYPNPFNGTTTITYHLSKTSYVSITVYDIVGRNIESLVDEVQQEGNYSVRWDSKNISSGLFFYRLRAGDFVQSGRMILQR, from the coding sequence ATGGTTAAAAAACAATATAACAGTGTAAAAGAAAACGCTTCTTTGATTCGACTCATTGCTACAATTATCATGTTTTGTAGTTTTACGAGAACGTATGCTCAGCAGGTACAGTATTGGACTGCATTGCCAAAACCAACTCAGTATACACTGAATAGTGTGTATTTTACCGACAGTCTACACGGATGGATTACCGGACAAAACGGCGTTCTGATGTACACTTCAAATGGTGGAAGTTCTTGGCAGCAAAAAATTTCCGGAACAACAAGTGAAATCCCATCTATCTTTATTCGCACAACCAACGACATTTGGTCACTAGAATTCAAATATCCTATCGACGATACTTCTTGGTATGGAACAAATATTCTTCACTCTACTAATGGTGGTTCAACATGGTCTGTGCAACGATACGACAGTACAATTTTTAGAACGATTGTCTTTCAGGATTCGCTGACAGGATTTATGGGAGGCTCGTATGGAACAATTGTGAAAACAACGAATGGTGGTCAATCTTGGTATAAAGTTAGTGATAGTTCTCTCCATAAATATCCTGTCTATAAAATAAAATTTTTTGATAAAAATTATGGTTTTGCCATTGGCGGACAATTAGAAATCGCCGGTATTGTATGGAAGACAACGGATGGCGGAGAAACTTGGAGATCCAAAATTATCGGTGGAGATCCTGTCTTTAGTATTCACTATTTTGATTCGCTGCATGTGTTTGTTGGTATGGCAGATATTGATCAGTCAGGTGCAATATTTTTACGCACCATTGATGGAGGAATTTCTTGGACTGCAGAGAATACGCCATTATGGGGTGAACCAACGAATATTGCTTTTCGTACTGCAACGGAATTTTGGGTTCCCATGGGAATCGGCGGATTGTGTTTGCGATCAATCGATGAAGGATTCACATGGGAACAAATTCCCGTTCAAGGACAAATACCTGTGTATGACGTTTGTTTCCCAAATGAACGAACAGGATATATGGTGGGTCACAAAGGTGCTCTGTATAAATTTAATGCAGCTGTCCTTTCTGTTAATGAACAAAAAAAAAGTAGACAAGAATATTCTCTTTCGCACAATTATCCCAATCCGTTTAATGGTACAACAACTATCACCTATCATCTCTCTAAAACATCATACGTTTCTATTACGGTTTATGATATTGTAGGAAGGAACATAGAATCATTGGTTGACGAAGTGCAACAAGAAGGCAATTATTCTGTTCGATGGGATTCGAAAAATATTTCCAGCGGACTGTTTTTTTATCGTTTACGAGCAGGTGATTTTGTTCAATCGGGAAGAATGATTTTGCAGCGATAA
- a CDS encoding T9SS type A sorting domain-containing protein, with the protein MRQFIYTVSCCLLLLSSITFAQAPNDECATATVVSALPFNTTQDTRLATVNVGDPNISCNDTAAQGKTVWFKYTADVDRFVYISTVGSTPTADFDVMMGVYTGTCGALVEERCNDDAVGVRQSEVFMKLLAGKTYYILVGEWHGGGTSGGTPTGGDLVFKIFEGTAPSYVKGPKFGTTAAGITVNTNDFTNAMMSGDETSVDDRVQVPYHPHYEIPALSEIAPKKYRSTFDEKQVTNFYEDASVSSASIGRPVIQKGYQGFPMGNSIPPDPIMAVGPNHVMVMVNTSFRIFEKNGTLVKTITAANFFTAIAPGSGPNDPQIIFDHYANRWVMLWMTSPTATDHRHLFAVSDDADPVGTWYQWNTSAIAVGDSLTPHWGDYPALGYDSAALYLSSRQFPLAGGSFAYNKLRIIPKAQLYAGNTNAITFSDFWDFRDPEQNSVFDGIRPPNAYTPSSKAFFVNIPSTSTANYMTLWTLSDPTSKNASFTADNIIVSPYRTPTQPQQLGGGSPLLESGGRQIRANGIYRDSSLWVVHAVASGSANQYSAVRYVKFNPFAKKVIEDVAFGAAGYWYFYPAIAVNKNQDILVTYSRSGLTEYPGAYVSGRKKNDPLGLSSSVTMKEGAGNYVLTFSGTRNRWGDYSGIAVDPSDSTTMWAHTEYASGKNTWATWIGSAKIGPLAGGIFAINRSFLEFGTKNVNQTSDTLSLSITNDGLDSLTISNISATGNDFVVLNKPTTPYKIPSEGVLELKVYFKPLSGGSKKDSIMFTTNDPLNPTYKFKLSGAGFQIIKTVAGIIYAASGKTEGGNLFNVNSFDGKPALISKLPVTQLTSMRIHPKTKELIGYDLSGSASGGAFFRLSSDGVNFQQISTTSTANLKGLAIYNDSMAYIGAFSGAIYTVNINTGVLTQIGTNGSSQRPGGFAVNPVNGTLWMSLRNTGTGGTQDNIYKVNRTTGISTLVGKTGLGIGVVDIVFDKNGKLYGLSGTGLETNKLIRIDTSSGAATVIGDLGKADIQTIALDPDAVAGVSTQIAGTVPTEFMLEQNFPNPFNPTTTIQFNIPKQSLVSLKVYDVIGREVSVLVEGVHSTGVYSVQFDASSLSSGVYYYKLTAGSFSSIKKMLILK; encoded by the coding sequence ATGAGGCAATTTATTTACACTGTCTCTTGTTGTTTGCTTTTACTTTCATCAATAACGTTTGCGCAAGCTCCAAATGATGAATGTGCCACCGCAACTGTTGTCTCAGCTCTTCCATTCAATACCACACAAGACACTCGATTAGCCACAGTAAATGTCGGTGATCCCAACATTAGCTGTAACGATACTGCTGCACAAGGAAAAACTGTTTGGTTTAAGTATACAGCAGATGTTGACCGTTTTGTGTACATCAGTACAGTGGGAAGTACACCGACAGCAGATTTCGATGTTATGATGGGAGTGTACACAGGAACATGTGGTGCACTGGTGGAAGAACGTTGTAACGATGATGCTGTTGGCGTGCGTCAATCAGAAGTTTTTATGAAGTTGCTTGCCGGTAAGACGTATTACATTCTTGTGGGTGAGTGGCACGGAGGAGGAACCAGTGGAGGCACTCCGACCGGTGGTGATTTGGTGTTCAAAATATTTGAAGGTACCGCACCAAGTTATGTTAAAGGACCAAAATTTGGTACGACCGCAGCCGGTATTACGGTCAACACAAATGATTTCACGAATGCTATGATGAGCGGAGATGAAACATCGGTTGATGATCGCGTTCAAGTACCGTATCATCCTCATTATGAAATACCGGCGTTATCTGAAATTGCACCCAAAAAATATCGAAGCACATTTGACGAAAAACAAGTCACAAATTTTTATGAAGATGCTTCAGTCTCTTCCGCCTCGATTGGTCGTCCTGTTATTCAAAAAGGATACCAAGGATTTCCAATGGGAAATTCCATTCCACCGGATCCGATTATGGCCGTTGGACCAAACCACGTGATGGTTATGGTCAATACATCGTTCAGAATTTTTGAAAAGAACGGAACGTTAGTAAAAACCATCACCGCAGCAAACTTTTTTACCGCGATCGCTCCTGGTTCAGGTCCGAATGATCCGCAAATAATTTTTGACCATTACGCTAACCGATGGGTGATGTTATGGATGACAAGTCCAACAGCAACAGATCACCGTCATCTCTTCGCTGTTTCTGACGATGCAGATCCTGTCGGAACATGGTATCAATGGAACACTTCCGCCATTGCTGTTGGTGATTCTTTGACGCCACATTGGGGAGACTATCCTGCACTTGGTTATGATAGTGCTGCACTCTATTTATCATCGCGACAATTTCCGCTTGCCGGAGGTAGTTTTGCCTATAATAAATTGCGCATCATTCCTAAAGCGCAGTTGTATGCAGGAAATACTAATGCAATAACATTTTCAGACTTTTGGGATTTTAGAGACCCGGAACAAAATTCTGTGTTTGACGGTATCCGACCGCCGAATGCATACACACCAAGTTCAAAAGCATTTTTCGTTAATATTCCCTCAACAAGTACTGCAAATTATATGACGCTTTGGACATTGTCCGATCCGACATCAAAAAATGCATCATTCACAGCAGATAATATTATTGTATCTCCGTATCGAACACCGACTCAACCGCAACAACTCGGTGGAGGTTCACCATTATTAGAAAGCGGCGGACGACAAATTCGTGCAAACGGAATCTATCGCGACAGTTCACTTTGGGTTGTGCATGCAGTCGCTTCAGGATCAGCTAATCAATATTCCGCGGTGCGATATGTGAAGTTCAATCCATTTGCCAAAAAAGTAATAGAAGACGTTGCATTTGGAGCGGCTGGATATTGGTATTTTTATCCTGCAATTGCTGTCAATAAAAACCAAGATATTCTTGTTACATATTCGCGCAGTGGTTTAACGGAATATCCGGGAGCATATGTTTCAGGAAGAAAAAAGAATGACCCATTAGGATTGTCTTCCAGCGTAACAATGAAGGAAGGTGCTGGTAATTATGTGCTGACCTTTAGCGGAACACGTAATCGTTGGGGTGACTACAGCGGAATTGCCGTCGATCCATCGGATTCCACAACAATGTGGGCACACACTGAATATGCATCAGGAAAGAACACATGGGCAACATGGATTGGTTCTGCAAAGATCGGCCCGCTTGCTGGAGGCATTTTTGCAATCAATCGTTCGTTCCTCGAATTTGGAACGAAGAATGTAAACCAAACCAGCGACACACTTTCGTTATCTATTACGAATGATGGATTAGACTCTTTGACTATTTCGAATATTTCTGCTACAGGAAATGATTTTGTTGTTTTGAATAAACCAACAACGCCGTATAAAATTCCAAGTGAAGGTGTACTGGAGTTGAAAGTTTATTTTAAACCTCTTTCAGGCGGATCGAAAAAAGATTCGATTATGTTCACCACGAATGATCCGCTTAATCCGACCTACAAATTCAAATTGTCCGGTGCAGGATTTCAGATTATCAAAACTGTTGCCGGAATAATATATGCAGCTTCTGGAAAAACTGAGGGGGGTAACTTATTTAATGTCAATTCGTTTGATGGGAAACCGGCATTGATCTCGAAACTTCCAGTAACACAACTTACCTCCATGAGAATTCATCCGAAAACAAAAGAACTGATCGGTTATGATCTTTCTGGTTCGGCGAGCGGCGGAGCATTTTTCCGTTTGAGCAGCGATGGTGTGAATTTCCAACAAATTTCTACCACGAGTACTGCAAATCTTAAAGGATTAGCCATCTATAATGATTCCATGGCATACATAGGAGCATTTAGCGGAGCTATTTATACTGTCAATATCAATACCGGTGTGTTGACTCAGATCGGGACTAACGGATCTTCACAACGTCCTGGTGGATTTGCAGTTAATCCTGTCAACGGAACATTATGGATGTCACTTCGAAATACCGGAACTGGTGGAACGCAGGACAATATCTATAAAGTTAACCGAACAACTGGAATTTCCACATTGGTTGGAAAAACAGGATTAGGAATTGGTGTTGTTGACATCGTATTTGATAAAAATGGGAAATTGTACGGTTTAAGTGGAACGGGATTGGAAACAAACAAACTGATTAGGATTGATACATCATCAGGAGCTGCCACGGTAATAGGTGACCTGGGAAAAGCAGACATTCAGACTATTGCTCTGGATCCTGATGCTGTTGCCGGTGTTTCCACACAAATCGCGGGAACTGTTCCGACGGAATTCATGCTGGAACAAAATTTCCCGAATCCATTCAACCCGACAACAACAATACAATTCAATATCCCGAAACAGTCTCTTGTTTCATTGAAAGTGTATGATGTTATCGGTAGAGAAGTATCTGTATTAGTAGAAGGTGTGCATTCAACTGGTGTCTATTCAGTCCAATTTGATGCATCGTCTCTTTCCAGCGGAGTGTATTACTATAAACTCACTGCGGGTAGTTTCTCCAGCATTAAAAAAATGTTGATCTTAAAATAG
- a CDS encoding N(4)-(beta-N-acetylglucosaminyl)-L-asparaginase gives MSNINRRAFLTSTLLSGAAVTTFPETLMSQNKNTEVRKTVVISSGNGIAATAKAMEMIKQGIDALDAVVAGVNIVENDPNDMSVGYGGLPNEEGIVELDSSVMHGPTHRAGSVAALRNIKNPSSVAKVVMERTDHVLLVGEGALRFARMHGFKEENLLTEESRKMWVKWKENLSTQDDYLPPHSLDDKNIGSKFHEVMQTYGTINCLGKDLNGNISGVTTTSGLSYKIPGRVGDSPIIGAGLFVDNEIGGAGSTGRGEANLTSCSSVMIVEYMRQGKSPEEACLMACKRITEQTKMKRLLTDDGKPNFNVSFYAINKRGEYGSASIWNGGTFVINDGTVNKKNESAYLYKRL, from the coding sequence ATGTCCAACATCAACAGACGCGCATTCCTGACATCGACATTATTGTCCGGTGCTGCCGTAACAACATTTCCCGAAACACTAATGTCGCAGAATAAAAATACCGAGGTGCGGAAAACAGTTGTCATCTCTAGCGGAAATGGAATAGCAGCTACGGCAAAAGCAATGGAAATGATTAAGCAAGGAATCGACGCTCTCGATGCTGTTGTTGCAGGAGTCAATATTGTTGAAAATGATCCCAATGACATGTCGGTAGGTTATGGCGGACTTCCGAATGAAGAGGGAATCGTAGAACTTGATTCCTCAGTGATGCACGGACCGACACATCGCGCTGGGTCTGTGGCGGCACTCAGAAATATTAAAAATCCTTCTTCCGTTGCAAAGGTGGTTATGGAAAGAACAGATCATGTGTTGTTGGTTGGGGAAGGAGCGCTACGGTTTGCACGAATGCATGGCTTTAAGGAAGAGAATCTTCTCACGGAAGAGTCTCGAAAAATGTGGGTAAAGTGGAAAGAAAATCTTTCCACGCAAGATGATTATTTACCGCCGCATTCCCTTGATGATAAAAATATTGGCTCCAAATTTCACGAAGTAATGCAAACATACGGCACCATCAACTGTCTTGGCAAAGATCTCAACGGCAATATTTCGGGAGTGACTACAACAAGCGGTCTCTCGTATAAAATTCCCGGTCGAGTCGGAGATTCGCCGATAATTGGAGCAGGACTGTTTGTTGATAATGAAATAGGAGGTGCCGGTTCAACCGGAAGAGGCGAGGCAAATCTAACCAGCTGCAGCTCGGTGATGATTGTTGAATACATGCGGCAAGGAAAATCGCCGGAAGAGGCATGTCTTATGGCGTGTAAACGAATTACAGAACAAACAAAGATGAAACGATTACTGACAGATGACGGCAAACCAAATTTTAACGTTTCATTTTACGCTATCAATAAGCGGGGTGAATACGGAAGTGCTTCAATTTGGAATGGCGGAACGTTTGTCATTAATGATGGCACCGTCAATAAGAAAAATGAATCTGCATATCTGTACAAGCGTTTATAA
- a CDS encoding T9SS type A sorting domain-containing protein yields the protein MKKFICFIFLFGTILSAQDMMRIKMKDGSLQIFPIETISKITFDIPTSVDDRTQKLITNVLQTFALLPNYPNPFNPTTTITYTIPQSNVVAVRIYDVTGRLITTLYDAYQESGEHRIIWNGRNSAGQLVSSGMYISEIRFEGSVITRKMMMLK from the coding sequence ATGAAAAAATTCATTTGTTTCATCTTCCTCTTTGGTACGATCCTGTCCGCACAGGACATGATGCGGATCAAAATGAAAGATGGATCGCTTCAGATATTTCCAATTGAAACAATATCAAAAATTACTTTTGACATTCCAACATCAGTGGATGACCGTACGCAAAAGTTGATTACCAATGTTCTTCAAACATTCGCACTGCTTCCAAACTATCCAAATCCGTTCAATCCAACAACCACAATCACATATACCATCCCTCAGTCAAATGTTGTTGCTGTTCGTATCTATGATGTTACCGGGAGACTGATAACAACTTTATACGATGCCTATCAGGAATCAGGAGAACATCGGATAATATGGAACGGTAGAAATAGTGCGGGACAACTTGTCTCCAGCGGAATGTATATCAGCGAAATACGTTTTGAAGGATCCGTCATCACGCGCAAAATGATGATGCTTAAATAA
- the rimP gene encoding ribosome maturation factor RimP → MSSIPDKIQEFLQPITEQFDAFTVDVVLRGERTSKVIEVYVDTDRGISLDECSQISRALSEKLDEADIIPGRYRLDVSSPDLDRPLKFQRQYKKNIGRTCKVKYDVDGKKIVQEGRLESVSENNISISKSGKRFEIPFGAISETYIIPQI, encoded by the coding sequence ATGTCCTCAATTCCCGATAAAATACAGGAATTCCTTCAGCCAATCACTGAACAATTCGACGCGTTTACTGTAGATGTTGTTCTTCGCGGAGAGCGAACGAGTAAGGTCATTGAAGTGTACGTTGACACCGATCGGGGAATTTCTCTTGATGAATGCTCTCAGATCAGCCGGGCACTGTCTGAGAAACTGGATGAAGCGGACATTATTCCCGGACGATATCGGCTCGATGTTTCATCGCCGGATCTTGACAGACCGCTGAAGTTTCAACGACAATACAAAAAGAATATCGGGCGTACCTGTAAAGTGAAGTATGACGTCGATGGGAAAAAAATCGTCCAAGAAGGACGATTGGAGAGTGTATCAGAAAATAATATTAGTATCAGTAAAAGCGGGAAACGTTTTGAGATACCGTTTGGTGCAATCAGTGAAACGTATATAATACCTCAAATCTAG